Within Anolis sagrei isolate rAnoSag1 chromosome 3, rAnoSag1.mat, whole genome shotgun sequence, the genomic segment TATTTATATTTTCCCAAAAAAGGAAACATAAATTTGTACATACCACCAGCTTTGCTGTAATACACGATTGTACCTGAATGCTGTATGATTGCTCAGTCTCCTTATGCTTTCCTCCCACTTACATTCTTGTGAGATTGTGGCCCAATACATCAGTCACCTAGTCATGCAGAACCACTGCTTAACATACAAGTAGGTACATTATGTATTGTAATTAGATTTTGAGAAACTAGCTGAGGCTGGTACCGTTAAGCTCACACAGGCAGAAACACTATGGCTCACACCATCTTGCAACTGCCTTAATAACTTGCTAGCAAAATGGGCAACACACGCCAAGCCTTGGCTTTCAGccgagatgataataataatttctggcCTTTCTTGATTCAGCATAATCTCTGGCGCCTGTCTAAATTGTATCTATCCAACCTGCAATAATCTTGCATCCATTGGTACCTGGTACAGTAATTACAATGTCAAGGGGTCTTTCATTATAAACCAGTAAATTATCATCTTCTGTCCAGGCAGTGGGCAGAGACTGAAAATTGTGGACTTCTCTGTGCTCTTTTTttatggtagtggtggtggtgatgttgaGCCATCCCAGCTTTTTTCCAACCAAGTGCTctccataggagcccccggtggcacagtggcttaaagcgcttagctgctaaacttgctgatcgaaaggtcacaggttcatatctggggagcagcgtgagctcctgctgttagccccagcttctgccaacctagcagtttaaaaaaaagcaaatttgagtagatcaataggtagcacttTGGCAGGAAAGCAATGGTGGtcagtgcagtcatgctggccacatgatcttggaggtgtctacagacaacgctagctcttcagcttagcagtggagatgagcaccagcccccagagtcagacacgactggacttaatgtcaggggaaaacctttacctttacctgctctccatatatgttggaaacaCAGGTTCCATCACTCCACACCATCATAACCATTAGTCGTGAGAGCTGGAAAATAATGGGAACTATAGTTTAGAAGATGAAGTAGTGTTAAGTTGAGGGCAAAAAACCccagtattttttatttctacttTCAGAAAATCTAGTACACACAAGTAAACAGATTATTTGCAGTGCTCTCTGATCCCAGAATTTTGTAGCAACCAGGAGTAATAGCCACATTCACAAGAAAACTTACaaacagaaaacacacagcagaaAACACACAAACTCTCAATTGAAAGAAAGAGGAATCCATGGGGGTATATCAGAAATGATAAAACTGGATGCTGATGTGTCTCCAATAAGGCATAGCATATCTAAAATGAGAGCTATGGATGATGGAAATCATCACTATAGGTGGAAAAAGGAGGAGACAGCCTTACTTAAGTAGGTATCTGATCTGTTTGTGTCTGAGGAAGGTATATTCATTCTTTCCTCACATAGCTATTCACTAGAATTGACTGTAAATATCTGCTAGTTTTTAGATCTGTTGTTTTTAGGTGACATTAAAGTGGCTCTGATCTATGACTCGCCTGTCAAAGGGGTTTCTTGACAAGATGTATTcacaggtttgccattgcctttctcaaaGGTTGAGCATTCAACTTGCCAGGGTCACCCACTGggtgtttgtctgtctgtctgtctgtctgtctgtttgtttgtttgttttgttaaaaatgtaatacaactgtctggttgctcctgacacaataaataaaaaaaacccactgggtttccatggctgtgcAGGGATGCAATCTCTGGTCTCTAGGATCCTAGTCCAATTAACCCACGATGGCATGTGGTTCCTCATGAATATCTTAAATGTTGCAATATGCCCCTACGAGCAAAACTCATCAGgagccatttgggggggggggtgttttaatTGGGTGGATCTCACTGTCTGTAAAGCAATGATCCAAGACAGCAAAAGTTAGCATGGCTAGAAATACCCTGGATTTTGTCATTAGTGCAAATAGAGATTCTTTGCTTGGGATAACTACTCCTGAATCTTGAAAATGTATGCAGactgatgtgttgtcaaaggctttcatgaccggaatcactgggttgctgtaagtttttcaggctgtatggccatgttccagaagcattctctcctgacatttcacctgcatctatggcaggcaaaacgtcaggagagaatgcttctggaacatggccatgcagcctgaaaaacttacagcaactctatGTAGACTGATGTTTTTCCTTCTCTATAAAGTAGATGGAAACTCGGAACCAGCAGTCAACTGGGAAAGCTCTGGGTTGCCCTGTTTCTACTCTTCTTCCTCTGTGTAATACTTCAAATCTTCGAGAAGTTACATTACACCAGGTAGGTTCTGTCATGCAAAAGATGGCAAATGCTTTCTATTAGACCCATACACTCTGGGAACACAAACAGTGATTCTTCTTTCATTTGCTCCATTTATCACTAGTGCAATATATATTCGATGCAATTGTTAGCAAACTTATCAAGGCTAAATATGAAGTCCAGTTGGCCCTATGTACCCCCAgattttgtatccatggattcaagcaTCCACTtctaacaatattttttaaaaaatccaaaaaagcatatcttgattttgccatttttataaaggacatcattttaccatgccattgtatataatgggagcaTCTATTGATTTTGGCATTTAGAGGTGAATGGGGAATTCTGGATCCAAACCCGTagataccaaaggcccactgtTACATTAAATGTATCTGTATATTTAAAtatgaatatttttaaatgcatttggcATCTACTGAAGAGGATAGTGTTGATACTTTTCACAATAATTGCAGGTTTAGGAGGAGATAGCTATCATTTCCTTCACTTCTGCTGTCTTGAGCAAAAATCACTTCTTTGAAGCAGTTATTTTCCTTGGATAGAAATCAAGATTGGCACCTCCAAACTACTAACAGCAAAGTGGACAGCTGATCTGACTCAAGACTGTCATGGAGAGTAGTTTAGCCTTCCCAACTGGCATAGTTCAGGTTAACCTTCACTGCTATCCCTGAAGGTTGATATTTGCATTGCGAAGGAAGTGTCATGTGTAGCTTGGCTCACATTCATTGTGCAAACACAGGTGTATATATAGGAACAGTGGAGTGGCCTTGCAGATGTATTTGTAATGGGGGTGGACAATCCAAAAGAATTATTGACCTTTTCAGTCAATTGATTGACTGACTGGTTGAAACAGATGAAAATTAGTGTGAAGAGAACATTGATATTAATGTTTGTACATAACCATTgaataaagaaaacattttcaCTAGAGTCATGATTTGCATATGTAGCATATTATACCTAAAAGGAattgaaaatatatgtatatgaattACCAGTAGATGGAAAGGAAAGAGTTTTGGGGAGATAAGCTATAGAAAATAAGTTTTAGAAGTTGGACATTAAATGACAGGCAATCTCTTTATGATTAATATTCTGTTCTTCACAGCAACTGTAGATGTGATTTCAGACAGAATCAGCTTGATCTCCAAGAAAGCAGAGGCAATGAGAATTCCTTCCAGTTTCAAGTGAACTCAAGCTCTGTCCCTCTTCATTCAGAACGTGGACAGAATAGGACCCCACAAAACAAGGAGAACGGACTGTCGCCAAAAACTGCAGAAAATAATAGAGCTGCCATTAGACCAAGCATAGCATTTGACAAAGCCAAACTTCTGGATGCCAGCTGGGGCAGTGAAGAAGACTTCTGGCAAAAAGTGCTTTCAGAGGAGAGAGAGATGTTGCAGGTCCTCCATAAAACAAACCAACCAGACCCAAAAAATCGCAGCACTGAAAAAATCCCTGTAAGAGACCAGGGACTACCGAGCCTCACTGACAATATGAATTATATTGATACAATAAACACTAGAAGTTCCTTGATCCAGGAGGCAAATCCCACAACAGGGTTCATTGAAAAGGATCAAAACTCAGAAGTTTGGGGGCCACAGAGAAGCTATGCTTCCAGAGGTACAACAAGGACTAAACCATGGGCTTTTTCAGACCTAAGAGACAAAATGCCAACTGAGATGGCTTTGACAAAAATACCCAAAAGGCTAACTCAACCAGAAGAAATGATTGTTCCAAAGGGTCAAAGAACAGCCGGGGCCAGCATCCCTGGTCTCTCTCAGCCTGCAACATGCAAGCCTAAGACTCGTGTTGTTTTCCTAAAAGTGCACAAGAGTGCCAGCAGTACTGTCATGAACATCTTGTTCCGTTTTGGAGAGACTCACAACCTTACCTTTGCCTTGCCTGTCAATGGAGCCAGTCAGTTGTATTATCCATTATATTTCACAGCTGCAGCAGTGGAGGGATATGTTCCAGCCAAGGATTCCCAGTTTGACATTATGTGTCACCACATGAGATTCTTTGAGCCAGAGGTAAGAATCACAAATCAAGCTGAGCTACCGTTTTTCTAGAAAATTACTGGTAAGAATTAGGTTCTTTCCAAATGTTAGGAAAGAGACACCCCATTGGTTAAGGAAGGAAATCGTATGTGGGAAGGGGTGGAGAGAATCGAGCAAGCACTTATTTATGTGAATGAAGGGGTAGATGTCTGTATTAAATGTATATCCCAACTCATATCTGAAAACCTCAGGGCACTGTACAATAAAGTCAATTTACGATAATAAAAACcatacttttaaaataaataacatgttgTTTAAAAcaagacaatttaaaaccatttaaaatactgtatttactcgattcagggttttgaaaattgagatgcacattatttatttatttatttatttatttatttactttgcttatataccgctgtatctcaagcccgaaggcgactcacggcggttcacaaacagtaaaaacagtagaaacagcagtggttccatacaacatataacaattgacttaacacattatccataaattaccaataagcaattacaatgcacaattattacaaaaaacaaccgtacccaatcttctcatcatccaagcgtagtccaggttcgtcgtccattgttccattcctatgttccattaccagattgcactaaattactcaaacgcctgcacaaacatccaggtcttcacctttttgtggaataccattagagatggtgctagtctaatgtccgtaggaagggcgttccacagccgaggagccaccaccaagaaggccctatctctcgtccccgccagccgagcttgagaagcaggcgggatcgagagcagggtctccccggaagatctcaaactcctggtgggttcataggcagagatgcggtcagataggtagcttgggccggaaccgtttagggctttaaaggccaacgccagcactttgaattcagcccggtagcagatcggtagccagtggagttggcgcaacaggggggttgtatgctccctgcgctccgctcctgttaaaatcatggctgccgttggactagttggagcttccgagctgtcttcaaaggcaaccccacgtagagagcgttgcagtagtctaaacgggatgtaaccattagatttgatggcgcatTTGACTTGAGTAGCTACAGTAATATTGACCTTAGTACATGTGCAAACTGGATGAAGTAAGAGTTTACCAAATAAGCTGTGTTTGGTCATGTTTGAAATAACACCAGTATTGGTGCCAGCTGGGCCTCTGAAGGATGTATATTCCACAGCCAGGATGCGACAGCAGAGATGGCCCTGTTACACATCCTTCCACAAATGTGTTGCCTCCACTGTAAAgcccttccaacagatctcagtTCTTGAGCAGGCATATAAGGAAGCGCACAACACTCCCTGTGCAATTCTTCTTCCACATTTGGAGATGCTCCCATTTGATTAATATCAATATAAAGTTGCAAAGATCGTCAGACAGTATTCTAAAATGGATAGCAGATTATAGATTATATGGATAGCAGGCCAATAGCATACACCTACACCATGAAGGATCAACTTAATCAAGTACCCAAAGCATGTGAAATGGGGTAAATTTAAGAAGCATTTATCAAAGCACTCTCCCCCAACCTTGCACTGTCCAGATGCATGTTACCATCATCCTCTGCCACTGTGGTGATGGTGACTGTGATGGTCGGAGTCCTAATGAATCATACCTAGATGGCACCAGGTTAGGGAGGGCTGTATTAGAGTAGAAGCTTTAGCATCCATTATACACTTTAACAGTTGGATCCCTGTAGTTGTAAATATGCCAGTGAAAAAGTCCAAACTTTCTATCTTTTTAAATCATTATTATCAAGTGCCACAAACATACATGTGACTTTACACAGGATGCGAGAGAGCATTCATATCTCATACAACTGCAGTCTAGTTAGTAATATAtgggggagaaaaaaagggaaaggaaaagaaatagcaAAAAGAGGAAGAATACACTATTATAACATGTACATGTTGGTGAAGATCAGTGcacagaactacagctcccagttgttgttgttgttgttgttgttgttgtactcaACTCTTACAATCCCCTCGCCATTTACTATTGTTAAGACTAATGGCATTTGTAATCTGACATTATCTAGAGAACCATGGTTTGCCATAGAATAGATGTttgttgcaacaacaacaaaaaaaccttaTGGGAAAATGGGAAAGAGCTGATTTTTGTGATTTAGCTAACCTTGCTTTGATTTTTCTGTTGCTACCAATTCTAGGTTGCTAAAGTAATGGGAAATACTACCTTTTACTTTGCCATCCTCCGGAATCCTGTTTATCTCATGGAATCTTCATTCAACTATTATAAAGGAACATCTTCATTTTCCAAAGCCAAAAGCTTAGAAGAATTTCTCAACCAGACTTCTCAGTTTTATAATGCCTCAGCCAATGATAGCCACTATGCCAAAAACTTAATGACCTTTGATTTTGGATACAACAACAATGGAAACTTTTTCACCAAACGTGTGCAACTCATGGTGAGAGCCATTGAGGCAGAATTTGACCTTCTCCTGATCTCAGAGTATTTTGATGAGTCCATGGTGCTGTTGAAGAAGCTCTTGTGTTGGGACCTGGATGATGTGGTCTCCTTCCCTCTCAACAGTAGGCATAACAGCTCCAAAAACCATCTCTCAGAAAGCACCAGAGAGCAAATCAAGAATTGGAACAAGCTAGACTGGGAACTTTATGTGCATTTCAATAGGACATTTTGGGAAAAGATAGATTTGCACATTGGCCAGGAGTTCATGCAACAAGAAGTAAGGTTGCTTCAACAGAGGCGCAAGGAGCTGGCTGAGATTTGCCTTCAAGAAGGTGGCAGCATACCACCCAAGCTGATTAAGGATCGGGCATTGGCACCATTCCAATATGGAAAAGCAAAAATCCTAGGCTATAACTTGAAGGATGGACTAGATAATACAACAAGGCAGATGTGCCAGAGCTTGGTGACACCTGAGCTTCAGTATAGTAAACACCTATACAGGAAACAGTTTCCCAAGAAAGCTTTGAAGCTCAGCAATTCAGCTCGCTTGGCAAATCTACACTACCGCAGgacagtttgaaaacaaaccaaTGAGGCACATATTTGTTAGGCTCTGATACACATTTTGACACCATCAGGACAAGCTAGGCTGTTGGCCTGAAGAAGAATGGAAAGGGCAGCTACAGAATATGCTAATATCAAATGCACAACTTTCATTAATTTATTACTAGCACTTTAAAATATATCAACCTGCTTAAGTGCCTTTCATCTTGCATCCTTAAGCTGTCATACAGATACTAAAGTCCCTGCAGCTTGGATGGAAATGAATATTTTATCAGATGCTAGAGTACAAATCCCATCCTTGACCATTGGTTATGCTGTCAGGATCCAAAGGACATTGGAATTCAGCATTATTTGGAGGACCACAATTTCCCACCCATGTCCTATAGCTTCCAAGGAGAAAATTACTATCCAAAAATCAAAAGCTAAAAACATCCAGACAATAATTAATCCATAGTAAACTACATCAGACACTGCTGAATTGGCTCCTTGAAGAACTGAGCACAGAAAACTCTCTCCCATGAAACTTACATCAAAGCCCCTCTCATACAAATAGAGTACGCCTTCCCCACTTTCCATAGTACTCATACACAATCCAACACATATTTTTGGTACCCATGGCAAGAAAGTTCACAAAAGCTTGTCTCCTATTGGttagcaataaaaaataaattaacacagtaaataactttttaaaattctggccTTTCTTTAGACCCTAAATCTGCCACCAGACTCAAGTGCCTCAACTCTGCCTGATGTCGGGTGCTCTCCAGTTTGACATTCTTTCTCTCACACTTTCACACAGCCTGCTATCATATTGAGGATCTTTCATGCAGAACAATTGGATTCTGTATTTCCAAGTAGCATGTAGATGTAGAGGAGATATGTCATTTCCCTGTGGGGAGGGACAGACACTAATTTTGAATCAAGTGTTGATTGAAGCAAAGTTGGCAATTTGTCTCATGCAAAGaaatatctgtgtgtatatttactaaaataatagaggaaataagTTCTGTTAATCAGATAAGTGGCAAAGTGAACCATGCTAATCCAGTTATTCTATGTGGTATGGCAGCATCTGATATATATTCCCTAACATAACCAGACGACcatatctgtataaataaaaatgtaatgttcatttgtgggattaacagaactcaaaaaccactggacagaatgacatcaaatttggcaacaaaacacattctaatctgatctatgtctttcaaacaaaaaaacaaaacaaaaaatgaaggggaaataaattaaaactccccaaaaagaaaaatgccttacagagcatgtgCAAAAGCCCCTCTCACCATTGCACGAGAAGAATGAAGAACCAACCATTCTGAGAGAAGAGAAGcctcgccatggagtccctttccatgcgtgggccctcctccctcccctccctcccagtCTTCATCCTCTCTTTGTTGGCCTCACCAAACACAGagctctcctccttcttttccccctggagAGACGGGTGGGTGGCTGCTCCGTGTGGACACTGCTCGCCAGGCTTCACCTTCTCTTACCTGGGCGCCAACGAGAAGGGAGTTCTGCAGCTCTCAGCCTTGCAGGGCCCAGCAGGGGTGGGTGGCACTTTTTGAGGTGGCCCTTGCTCACCCACAttggccccttctttctgcctcagCCACAGGGCACCTTCCATATGACCCTGCCTGCGTGCCCACCCACCAAACAGGGAAGGCGCCCTGTagccatggcagaaagaagaaggggcAGCGCTGGGTGAGCAAGGCCTGCCTCGAAAAGCACCTCCCGCCTGCCCCACGCCCAGCCCAACAAGTTTGAGGGCTACAGCAAGACTCCTTTACTGCTGGTGCCCaggcaagaggtagagaagggaaggaaggaaagagggagagaagaaaggattgaaagagggtgggaaagaaagaaggaaagaaagaaggaaggatggatggaagcaaagagagaaagaaggtaaagaaaaggggggatggtggaaagagagaaggaaagaaaaaaggaaggaaagagggaaagaaaggagagagagagagagaaagggagggaagattggccacagcaacactaaCAGActaatgagtgtccatcactcataacgcgcccccccccccaaaacggtggaaaggacttaaaaacccccaaaagacAAATGACTAAAAGATAAATGacataaagaaaaaagggaaggaagagggagggaaggaaggaagggggaaggaaggaaggaaggaaggaaggaaggaaggaaggaaggaaggaaggagagaaagaagcatggaagcaaagagcaaaggaaggaaggaaagaggtagagaaggaagaaaggagagaaagaggaaaagaagagggatggaaagaaatgggtagagaaagaaggaaggagagaaggaaagaaaaaagaaaaggaaggaaagagggagtgaaggaagaagagaaagaaagagaaacaggggggaaggaaggaaagacaaaaggaaggatggaagcaaaaagcaaaggaaggaaggaaagaggcagagaagaaagaaagagaaagggaaggaagagaaaaggggaggaaagaaagaggtagagaaggaaggaaggagaggaggaaagaagaaaaggggaggagggaaagaaggagagaaagagggagggaaggttggccacagcaatagtAAACCATCCTTTatatatagctggatggctcttcgtcaggagggctttgatgacgttttcttgctctggtgaagggagttggactggatggccttaaatattttcttttgatcatgggggttctgtgtgggaagtttgccacaattctgtcgttggtgggattcagcatgctctttgattgtaggtgaactataaatccgagtaagtacaactcccaaatgtcaatgtctatttccctcaaactccatctgtgttcatatttgggcatatggaatattcatgccaagtttggtccagatccatcattgcttgagttcaccgtgctctttggatgtaggtgaactacaactcccaagctcaaggtcaatcccaccaaacccttctagtgttttctgttggtcatgggagtcctgtacgccacgtttggttcaatgacataattggtggagttcagaacgctctttgattgtaggtgaaatataaatcccagcaactgcaactcccaaattacaaaaatcacaaatttttgagtgaatgacatacattgggttgttaggtgtgtgctgtccaaatttggtgtcaattggcccactggtttttgagttctgttaatcccacaaacgaacattacatttttatttatatagattgtattccCCCTGTCAATGCTTTAAGAAGACCAAATTGCAAATCTAACCAATTTCTATATGTGGAACTGGGGCAAGCAATACCAATTGTTTCCACTCAAACAACAAAATATCTTGGTCCAGCTCTATGCAGTGTTTCTGGTGGCAGGATTATTATACCACCCTGAAGAcaaggactcaatggagcaatggattcaaattacaggaaaggatattccacctgaatatttggaagaactttctgaccgagagctattcaacagtgaaactctctgcctcagagtgtggtggaggtgtcttctttgtatgcttttaaatagaggctggatggccatctgctaggggtactttgattgtggtttttctGCATGACAAAGCTTGGACTGGGTGGCCAGGTGGCCTTTCCCAATCCtataagtctatgattctaaacttGTTTGGTAAGAAAAGTGGCCCGAGAAAGTCTTAGTGCCTCCTAAGTATTGCTAGCATTAGGCTGAAATCCAATTGTTATAGTCaagtagagtagacccattgaatcagttaAATTTAAATAAGTGTTGGTTTCCAAAATTCTCATtttcatagctgctttgagtctcctttgtggagagaaaaagcaagataaATAAACATCTCATCGCCATTATCAAGGACGCAATGAGTCTAGTACTGGGACTGACAATTCAGCCTAAACTTTCGTGTTTAATTGCAGCTGGGTTGCCTCCATTGGCATTGAAGATTTTGGATAAGTGAAGAGGAAATATAATAGAACAGGATGAGCAACCTAGCTATAGTTCTCAAAATGTTGTGGAACTGCAACTTATATTAATGCCTTAGCtggcagtccagcaacatctggaaaggCATCAGCCGCCTACTAGTTCAACAGAGTTAAGATGGTTCTTTAACAGGTTAAAGAATCGTTGACCTTGCTCAATGTTTACAGAGAGATTTGTACTTTTAGCACAACTAGAGACCTAATCAGCCAATCTAAATAGCACAAGTTTAATTTAGATTGGGAATTGACTGAATAGTTATCACACCTTGTGAGGCAAAACTATACAAACAGTTGATTCTGTATCCTGACAGAGGTGCAAGAGCCAGATTTAATTGTACTAAAGCTGACATTCTATATCTGTGTATCTCAGAGTAAGccaatcaaatttatttattattgtatttatttacaacatttctaccgcACCTTTCTCCACCCCGGAGGGAACTCAAGCTGGCTTAcacttaggcaactattcaatgccttccaaaacaatgtacagttaaaagaacatttaaaataatcattGATATAAGGCTTAAGTATGAGCAGATATATATATGATTGCATTTTTTTTGTGGTTTTGGTTACCTTAAGGTAAATCTAGCTTTATTCTACAAAATCATCTTATATCCATATCCTTGACAGAGCTTTGGGAGCTACAACTTCATCTTCTAGTATAATTGAGCAATGGGCTAATAAATCCAAGTGGTTAATTTTACAGATGTGAAATATATACATGGAGTATAGCAGGTGAAACAGCCTCAtgggtttgtttattatttattcatttatttatttatttatttatatttctatcccacctttctcagcccaaaggtgactcaaggtggccttacaacatatttatttatttatttagaggatttctataccggccttctcaacctcggcgagggactcaggtcggtttacagtgcatatcaaatacaatcatataaaacaacaattacaggtcaaaacatattaaaatagtacaacttagtacaataaaaacatcatcattacatcattacaatatgccaaatcgtcaatccagtcatagtcaaaaacaaattcatagtcacagttcatcataggtcatcacagggaaggttctaggttcagtctttgaatgccaccctccagagccatgtttttagcgatttcctgaacgtcaggagggagggggcagatctaacctctagtgggagggtgttccaaagccggggagccaccacagagaaggccctgtccctcgtccccaccaatctcgattgtgaaggtggtgggaccgagagcagggcccccccagaagatcttagtagccttgatggttcataggggagaatccgttcggacaggaaAACTGGGCCggcgccgtttagggctttataggtcaacaccagcactttgaattgtgcccggaagctgataggcagccagtggagttggcgtaacagaggggtcgtatggtctctgtaccctgctcctgttagcaatctggctgccgcgcgttggactgattgaagcttccgggcagtcttcagaggcaaccccacgtagagagcgttgcagtagtctaaacgggatgtaaccagagcgtggactaccgtggccaagtccgacttcccaaggtacgggcgcagctggtgcacaagttttaattgtgcaaaagctcccctgaccaccgctgagacctggggttccaggctcagcgatgagtccagggtcactcccaggctgcgaacctgcgccttcagggggagtgtaaccccgtcaagcacaggctgtaaccctataccctgttcggcctttcgactgaccaggagtacctctgtcttgtctggatttagtttcaatctgttgtccctcatccagtccgttacagcggccaagcaccggttcaggacttcaacagcctccttagtagcaggtggaaaggagtgacagagttggacatcatctgcgtacagatgacaccgtaccccgaaactccggatgatctctcccaacggcttcatgtatatgttaaacaacataggggacagtacagaaccctgcgggaccccacagtgcaatggccgcggagtcgagcaggtgtcccctaatGACACCATCTGGG encodes:
- the LOC132769869 gene encoding galactose-3-O-sulfotransferase 2-like: MALQSPSLSPVEPQGFHGAEFENPCFRAIILQMEKLGSLHVKFTSTSFYFTGVNCRCDFRQNQLDLQESRGNENSFQFQVNSSSVPLHSERGQNRTPQNKENGLSPKTAENNRAAIRPSIAFDKAKLLDASWGSEEDFWQKVLSEEREMLQVLHKTNQPDPKNRSTEKIPVRDQGLPSLTDNMNYIDTINTRSSLIQEANPTTGFIEKDQNSEVWGPQRSYASRGTTRTKPWAFSDLRDKMPTEMALTKIPKRLTQPEEMIVPKGQRTAGASIPGLSQPATCKPKTRVVFLKVHKSASSTVMNILFRFGETHNLTFALPVNGASQLYYPLYFTAAAVEGYVPAKDSQFDIMCHHMRFFEPEVAKVMGNTTFYFAILRNPVYLMESSFNYYKGTSSFSKAKSLEEFLNQTSQFYNASANDSHYAKNLMTFDFGYNNNGNFFTKRVQLMVRAIEAEFDLLLISEYFDESMVLLKKLLCWDLDDVVSFPLNSRHNSSKNHLSESTREQIKNWNKLDWELYVHFNRTFWEKIDLHIGQEFMQQEVRLLQQRRKELAEICLQEGGSIPPKLIKDRALAPFQYGKAKILGYNLKDGLDNTTRQMCQSLVTPELQYSKHLYRKQFPKKALKLSNSARLANLHYRRTV